In Capra hircus breed San Clemente unplaced genomic scaffold, ASM170441v1, whole genome shotgun sequence, the DNA window TGCCCTCTACAGGCAGTGCAGAGCCCAGACGCACAGTGTGGTATTCTACCCCATGTTTCCTTAGCACTTGATGTTAAGTGAGTgatagtcgttcagtcgtgtcagactcttagcgaccccatggactgtagcccgccaggctcctctgtccatgggattctccaggcaagaatactggagtgggttgccatttctttctccaactcgATGTTAAAATCACATGTAAACTGTGAAAATTGTTAAATGCCCACAGCAGAAAACCTTGTGGTAATACCCAGGTGAGGAACTGGTTTACTAAAAGGAGATGAAACATTCCAGAGGACTGAGAGCCTTCCCCTGTCATTAGACAACCAGCCTTCCAGCAGAAACAGCCCATCAAGCAGATGCCTCATTTCCTTCCCATCACTCTGCCCTTGGACACCACAGTTGGTGTCTGCTGGTCCCAGTTGAAACACCCAGAACTGACACGGTGCAAGCAGCCTCACCTGCGTTTCCCAGTGGGCTCTCTGTGTGACTATTTTTTATAAGCACTTACAAGAGCTTCTGGTAACATGTCAGGGAGTGGGCaccaaaagcaaaacataaatgaGTCTATGGGTAGCCTATGATCCCTATCTCAGGCTCAAAGGACGAAAGGATGAACTGACAAAGTTGGATGGCAATTCTGGAGACCCAAGGCCTGGAAGCCTTTAGCAGGGGGGCAGCCCAACCCCTCCCCACGTTAAAGAAAAGAAcccacacattaaaaataaatggtcTTTTATTGTGTCCACGAAAACAAACTCAGGGTGGCCTTTGGTTAATCCCCCCATGAGGTGACGACAAATAGGAGGCATGCGATGACCAAAACCAtattctcctctccaggagaaGGGTCTTGCCCTCCTAGGCCCGAAGGGTGACAGGCAAGCAGGGCCAGGAGGATCCAGAGGCAGGCCCACCCAGGCCCACCATGCCGCAGAGGGCCCAGGCCTGCTGCCTCCCTGGCAGGACAGGGCAGGGGTCAGCAAACATTGCCCCTGTCCTGGTAACCCCAAGCTAGAACACACAGAAAAGccccaacccccctcccccaacaaaCACTGATAAGGCAGTCAGCCAGGGCTTCCAAGAGGAGCCGGCCTCCAAGGTACGAGGTCAGACCCTTAGGGCTCTGCCCAGAAAGGGTTGCCATCCTCGGCCTGCATGGAGTAGTAAACAAAGAGCAGGAAGGCAGCAAAGACCAGGAACAGCAGCACCTGGCCCCAGAGCGGGACCTGGCGATCCTGGCCCAGGCCGGCAGCCCCAGGGGCCTGCTTTTCAGGCCGGATGGCTCTGCGGGTGAGCCACGAAGGGGCCAAAGATGAAGATGAGGACACACTCGAGGTGGAGGAGGATGTGGGAtaataggacaggcccagggagcttCTGGAGATGTTGGAAATAGGGCGGTAGTGTGCAATGTTCTGGTAGGCACTGTCCCGGCCATACAGGAGGCGTTCCCTGAGGCAAAGAGTGCAGTAGGTAGACCAGGAGGGCTTGAGTCCTGAATCAGCCCCAGCCCCTGGCTCGCCTTAATACTCACCGATCCTTGCCTTCCTCTTCCAAAGAGAAAAGATTGTCATCACGGACCTACAGAAGTGAATCAGAATGAGGATACCTATTGACAGGGTCGGTGTAGGTATGACAGATTACACCCTCAGTCCAAACTGCCCTTCCCAGCCTGTTCTGAACACTGCTTAAAGGCTTGGGTCCTGCCACCCTCCAGACCCCCTTCTTGGTCCTCAGCCTTATGTCTGCAGGGCCGTGCCACTTGTCCCGGCTGCCTGCATCCTACTTTCTGCCCCAGAATTCTCAAAAAGAGCTCAAACCTAGATCCCAGACCAGAGCCAGGGCACGTCCTGGGCACACTAGTCAAAACAGTTCTGAcagccccttcccccaccccaaagGTCCTGACCAGGCAGGTGTCTGCAGGCCCCACCTCTCCCTGGAGGTTTCTGAGCCACCATTTGTGCCCAGTAGTTCCCTTGACTCATCCAAACCCCATGAGGACCCCCTCAGGTTGTACCCAAGTACAGGGTGCCGGACAACTCAGCTCACCTGGCGGTGAAAGGGGTCAGCATCTGAGAGTGAAGCTGAGGGCTGGCGGAAGCCCTTGGATGTGCCCATAGACTCAGGCTCCCCGTAAGTCCTGGTGGTCAAGTAACTCTCCTCATAGTAGTCATCATTATAGCCTTAGGAAGGGGGGGCAGCGGTAGCAGAAGGGGCAACGGTGTCCCCACCCGGCCCGATGGCCCTAATCTGAATCCCATTGGGGGGGGGCCTGCAGGGCTACTGCAGGACGCGTGGGGTTGAGGTCTCAGGTTCTGGCTGACACTGGAAGGAAGGTGTCAAGagtgcccaccccacccctgccttaCCCTTGCTCTGGTAAAGTAAGGCGTCCTCTTTCTTGGGCAGATCATACATATCCGAGTCCACGGACGCCGAATCTAAGTCTGAATGGGGGAGGGGCTAGGACCATTGGCCCACAGGGGTCCCCTCCCGTTTCCCCCGCGCCCCTTCCAGCCAGTGCCCTGGCCACACCCCCGCGACCCCTTCCTCAGCGTCCCCCAAACCGTGTCCCCAAGGGCGGCCAGGCGGGGCCCTGGGACGGGAGCCTCACCCGAGAACCGATAGGAGAAAGAGGATGCGGACGAGCTCGGGGGCGAGAGCCTCCGCCTCTGGGTCTCATACTCGAAGATTTTCTTTTCGTAGAGCTTGCGAGTGGAACCTGATCAGACGCGGGGCACAGGGCGGTCAGGGAGCGGGCCGAGAGGGGGCCGCGGGGCTAAGCGCGGGGAGCGGGCCCGCCCTCCGTCCACCGCGTACCGACGACGGGCCCGTGTGGGATGTTGTACTGGCGCAGCACGGCGGCCAGCTCGGAGTCCGAGAGGACTGCGTAGTCGTCCATGGCGGGCAGCGGGCGGCAGAGGCCTGGGGGAGGCCTGGGCCTTGCAACACCGGCCGAGAGACGATGGCCTCGGAGCGCGGCAGGGGCAACAGGAGTGCCTCGGGAGCGGCTACGCGCGCGTCACTCTCGCGTCACAGTCGCGGTCTCCGCGGGCAGCGCGCGCCGTGCGGAGCGGGGCCGGGCCTCGCAGAGAGCTGCCAGCGCAGATTGGTGGAGCCTTGCGAacgggcggggaggggcggggctcgCGAGCCCGGAGACGTCACACGCTGGCGCATTTAGGGCTGGACCCCagcgagggggcggggcctgggcgcgACGGGAACTAGCTTAGACCCGCCCCGGCTTGGGAGCGGGGCGGGGCTCGCGAGCCGCGACGTCACCCGCTCGGCTATTTGGGTCAGAAGggtggaggggcggggcctgTGGCCATGCAACCGGCAGaaactgggcaggatgtgggagCTGGGCGGGGCTGCGCGCTAGGCGGGGCTCGCCCTCCCTGAGTCACGTGGAGTCTGCTCGGTCCCAACTGCCCCTCTGCTCCAGCAATTGCGGGTCCCTGGCCGCGCCCCAGGCGGGCGCGTCGCCGGCGGCTGCGAGAAGGGGCCCGATCCGAAGGGGCCAAGCCCTTGGAGAGCATGGGTCCAGACTAGGCGCTGCTGCACGCGCAGTGCGCGCG includes these proteins:
- the EMD gene encoding emerin, coding for MDDYAVLSDSELAAVLRQYNIPHGPVVGSTRKLYEKKIFEYETQRRRLSPPSSSASSFSYRFSDLDSASVDSDMYDLPKKEDALLYQSKGYNDDYYEESYLTTRTYGEPESMGTSKGFRQPSASLSDADPFHRQVRDDNLFSLEEEGKDRERLLYGRDSAYQNIAHYRPISNISRSSLGLSYYPTSSSTSSVSSSSSLAPSWLTRRAIRPEKQAPGAAGLGQDRQVPLWGQVLLFLVFAAFLLFVYYSMQAEDGNPFWAEP